From one Halosimplex rubrum genomic stretch:
- a CDS encoding S1C family serine protease, with protein sequence MQRTTTAILVTVLLVAGSVGGVMALAPGAAPVGDARQEQSTCDYQSLFDETIDSVVSVRTGSGQGSGFVYDAEHASDANATGDTYVVTNAHVVSGASEVEVEFDEGEFRSGSVVGRSAYADLAVVNVSDAPAGSTALSLADDDPQRGERVAALGNPLGLEETITHGIVSGLNRTLPTQLGFEIPNVVQTDAPISPGNSGGPLVNCDGDVVGVNTAGIAQQGAENIGFAVSSSVVDRVVPELVADGEFDYPFIGVRTTPVTPAVADANDLNRTAGLAVVSVLEDGPSADALQGAAEVETAGDRPVPVGGDVILAIDGQQLRSGEALGTYLLTETQPGDTVDLTILRDGEVRRVQVTVGERPDPIAA encoded by the coding sequence ATGCAACGGACAACGACAGCGATACTCGTGACGGTCCTGCTCGTCGCAGGCAGCGTCGGCGGCGTGATGGCACTCGCCCCGGGAGCGGCCCCGGTGGGCGACGCTCGACAGGAACAGTCGACCTGTGACTACCAGTCGCTGTTCGACGAGACGATCGACTCGGTCGTCTCCGTTCGGACGGGTTCCGGACAGGGCTCCGGGTTCGTCTACGACGCCGAGCACGCGAGCGACGCGAACGCGACCGGCGACACCTACGTCGTGACCAACGCCCACGTCGTCAGCGGCGCCTCCGAAGTGGAAGTGGAGTTCGACGAAGGCGAGTTCCGGTCCGGGTCGGTCGTCGGCCGCAGCGCCTACGCCGACCTCGCCGTGGTGAACGTCTCCGACGCACCCGCCGGGTCGACCGCGCTCTCGCTCGCCGATGACGACCCACAGCGCGGCGAGCGTGTCGCGGCGCTGGGCAACCCGCTCGGGCTCGAAGAGACCATCACCCACGGGATCGTCAGCGGCCTGAACCGAACGCTGCCGACCCAGCTCGGCTTCGAGATCCCCAACGTCGTTCAGACCGACGCACCGATCAGTCCCGGTAACTCCGGCGGCCCGCTGGTGAACTGCGACGGTGATGTCGTCGGCGTCAACACCGCCGGGATCGCCCAGCAGGGCGCCGAGAACATCGGCTTCGCCGTCTCCTCGTCGGTCGTCGATCGCGTCGTCCCCGAACTCGTCGCCGACGGCGAGTTCGACTACCCCTTCATCGGCGTCCGGACGACCCCCGTCACGCCCGCGGTCGCCGACGCCAACGATCTCAACCGCACCGCCGGCCTCGCGGTCGTCTCCGTCCTGGAAGACGGCCCCTCGGCCGACGCGCTCCAGGGCGCGGCCGAAGTCGAGACCGCCGGCGACCGCCCCGTCCCCGTCGGCGGCGACGTGATCCTCGCTATCGACGGTCAGCAGCTGCGGAGTGGCGAAGCCCTCGGCACGTACCTCCTCACGGAGACCCAGCCCGGCGACACGGTGGATCTGACGATCCTCCGCGACGGCGAGGTCCGGCGCGTCCAGGTCACCGTCGGCGAGCGACCGGACCCGATAGCGGCCTGA
- a CDS encoding acyl-CoA thioesterase produces the protein MDASFEHEVPVRYRDLDTYGHVNNVVYGTYCEEARVAYVEEVLGLEEIDEFTAVVASLELDFRSSVTELTTVDVGVSVVRMGESSFTMAYELRQEGGLVAEAETTLVFVDPETRESRPVPEGWRERVREFEGLAD, from the coding sequence ATGGACGCCTCGTTCGAACACGAAGTCCCCGTTCGCTATCGCGATCTGGACACGTACGGTCACGTCAACAACGTCGTCTACGGCACCTACTGCGAGGAGGCGAGGGTCGCCTACGTCGAGGAAGTACTCGGACTGGAAGAGATCGACGAGTTCACCGCCGTCGTCGCGTCGCTGGAACTCGACTTCCGGTCGTCGGTGACGGAACTGACGACGGTCGACGTGGGGGTATCGGTCGTCCGCATGGGCGAGTCGAGTTTCACGATGGCGTACGAACTCCGACAGGAGGGCGGGTTGGTCGCAGAGGCAGAGACGACGCTAGTGTTCGTCGACCCGGAGACGCGGGAGTCGCGACCGGTTCCCGAGGGCTGGCGCGAGCGAGTGCGCGAGTTCGAGGGACTGGCGGACTGA
- a CDS encoding DUF309 domain-containing protein: MDEHTRDYGVGPPTSGDPTGWRADRGASNGWEHGTLRRAVVHGVALFNSGEFHESHDCFEDEWYNYGRGSAESKFLHGMVQVAAGAYKHFDFENDDGMRSLFSTALQYLEGVPDDFYGVDLADVRATLSAALSDPTAIHGWRIELDGDYPEATELDFAYAEGLE, encoded by the coding sequence ATGGACGAACACACCCGGGACTACGGCGTCGGGCCGCCCACCTCGGGCGATCCCACCGGGTGGCGGGCCGACCGCGGCGCGTCCAACGGCTGGGAACACGGCACGCTCCGGCGGGCCGTCGTCCACGGCGTCGCCCTGTTCAACAGCGGCGAGTTCCACGAGTCCCACGACTGCTTCGAGGACGAGTGGTACAACTACGGCCGCGGCTCCGCCGAGAGCAAGTTCCTACACGGGATGGTCCAGGTCGCCGCCGGCGCGTACAAGCACTTCGACTTCGAGAACGACGACGGCATGCGCTCACTGTTCTCCACCGCCCTCCAGTATCTGGAAGGGGTCCCCGACGACTTCTACGGCGTCGACCTTGCCGACGTGCGTGCCACGCTCTCGGCCGCACTCTCCGACCCGACCGCGATCCACGGCTGGCGGATCGAACTCGACGGCGACTACCCAGAAGCGACCGAGCTCGACTTCGCGTACGCCGAAGGGTTGGAGTAA